Proteins encoded in a region of the Bradyrhizobium sp. CB3481 genome:
- a CDS encoding MBL fold metallo-hydrolase produces MQLRFVGCGDALGSGGRFNTCFHVTGASVNFLIDCGASSLPALKRLGIPRDDIDLILITHFHGDHFAGLPFLLLDAQFTRRTRPLVIAGPQGIETKLANLREALFEHSSTTPPRFDLSSIALEPEQTRTFGGVKVTPYPVVHGESGGPFLAYRVEAEGRVITYSADTEWTDTLIPAARGADLFIAEAYYYDKIVKNHLSLKTLEAHLPAINAKRLVLTHMSDDMLGRLGELPYTAAHDGMVVEL; encoded by the coding sequence ATGCAACTGCGATTTGTCGGCTGTGGCGATGCGCTCGGCTCCGGCGGCAGGTTCAACACCTGCTTCCACGTCACGGGCGCCTCCGTCAATTTCCTGATCGATTGCGGCGCGTCGTCGCTGCCGGCGCTAAAGCGCCTCGGCATCCCGCGCGACGACATTGACTTGATCCTGATCACGCATTTCCACGGCGACCATTTTGCCGGCCTGCCATTTCTGCTGCTGGACGCACAGTTCACCCGCCGCACCCGCCCGCTTGTTATCGCAGGCCCTCAAGGCATCGAGACGAAGCTCGCCAATTTGCGGGAAGCGCTGTTCGAGCATTCCTCGACAACGCCGCCGCGCTTCGATCTTTCTTCCATCGCGCTTGAACCGGAGCAGACCCGGACGTTCGGCGGCGTCAAGGTCACGCCCTATCCCGTCGTCCACGGCGAATCCGGCGGACCGTTTCTCGCCTACCGGGTCGAAGCCGAAGGCCGCGTCATTACCTACAGCGCCGACACCGAATGGACTGATACCCTGATCCCGGCGGCACGCGGCGCGGATCTCTTCATCGCCGAAGCCTATTACTACGACAAGATCGTCAAGAACCATCTCAGCCTGAAAACGCTTGAAGCGCATCTTCCCGCGATCAACGCCAAACGGCTGGTGCTGACGCATATGAGCGACGACATGCTCGGGCGGCTCGGCGAGTTGCCCTATACGGCCGCCCATGACGGCATGGTCGTCGAGCTCTAG
- a CDS encoding DUF6460 domain-containing protein, protein MPNDVRDLPASHDGLYRFLGGSPLTVAFRLILLSILVGVVLAAIGFDPWNILHSIRMLFQRLWDLGFDAVNWLWRYFLLGAVIVIPIWLLSRLFGAPRGR, encoded by the coding sequence ATGCCCAACGACGTCAGAGACCTGCCGGCCAGCCATGACGGCCTGTACCGCTTTCTCGGCGGCTCGCCGCTCACGGTGGCGTTCCGGCTGATCCTGCTGTCAATCCTGGTCGGCGTGGTGCTCGCCGCCATTGGCTTCGATCCCTGGAACATCCTGCACAGCATCCGCATGCTATTCCAGCGGCTGTGGGATCTCGGCTTCGACGCCGTCAATTGGCTGTGGCGCTACTTCCTGCTCGGCGCCGTGATCGTGATTCCGATCTGGCTGCTGTCGCGGCTGTTCGGCGCCCCGCGCGGGCGCTAA
- a CDS encoding cisplatin damage response ATP-dependent DNA ligase yields MNRFAELLDRLAYEPGRNNKLRLITAYFRDTPDPDRGYALAALTGALSFKHAKPGLIRDLIADRTDPVLFGLSYDYVGDLSETVALMWPKVELAGHNNPPPPTLSEVVTTLRTLGKTELPAQLARWLDELDETGRWALLKLVTGAMRIGISARLAKTAAAALGDKDPHDIELIWPGLAPPYLELFAWLEGRGDKPVNRDPTPFRPVMLAHAIEDTDFASLDPADFIAEWKWDGIRVQAVSGRDERGHMQARLYSRTGEDITKSFPDLMPSLHLPGAIDGELLVLREGRVQSFNVLQQRLNRKVVSPKLIKEFPIHLRAYDLLGDDENDLRELPFAERRAHLEAFVKKLDDARIDLSPTIAFESWDALMAARADPASAGAGEDADAVEGVMLKRRDAVYLPGRPKGQWWKWKRDPHIIDAVLMYAQRGHGKRSSYYSDYTFGVWTNGEGGEQLVPVGKAYFGFTDEELLQIDRFVRRNTTEKFGPVRHVVHEPDQGLVLEVAFEGLARSPRHKSGVAMRFPRISRLRWDKPPREADRLETLERMLKNVTAN; encoded by the coding sequence ATGAACCGCTTCGCCGAACTGCTGGATCGGCTCGCCTACGAGCCCGGCCGCAACAACAAGCTGCGGCTGATTACCGCCTACTTCCGTGACACCCCCGATCCCGACCGCGGCTACGCGCTGGCGGCGCTGACCGGCGCGCTGTCGTTCAAGCATGCCAAGCCGGGGCTGATCCGCGACCTGATCGCCGACCGTACCGATCCCGTGCTGTTCGGGCTATCGTACGATTACGTGGGCGATCTATCCGAGACGGTTGCGCTGATGTGGCCGAAGGTCGAATTGGCCGGCCACAATAATCCGCCACCGCCCACCCTCTCCGAGGTCGTCACCACGCTCCGCACGCTCGGCAAGACCGAACTGCCGGCGCAGCTCGCGCGCTGGCTCGACGAGCTCGACGAAACCGGACGCTGGGCGCTGCTAAAGCTCGTCACCGGCGCGATGCGGATCGGGATTTCGGCGCGGCTGGCGAAAACCGCCGCGGCCGCGCTCGGCGACAAGGACCCGCACGACATCGAGCTGATCTGGCCCGGCCTCGCCCCGCCCTATCTCGAACTGTTCGCCTGGCTGGAAGGTCGCGGCGACAAGCCGGTCAACCGCGATCCCACCCCGTTCCGCCCCGTGATGCTGGCACACGCGATCGAGGACACGGATTTTGCCAGTCTCGATCCCGCTGATTTCATCGCGGAATGGAAATGGGACGGCATCCGCGTGCAGGCGGTCTCCGGCCGCGACGAGCGTGGCCATATGCAGGCGCGGCTCTATTCGCGCACCGGCGAGGACATCACCAAAAGTTTCCCCGACCTGATGCCGTCGCTGCACCTGCCCGGCGCCATCGACGGCGAATTGTTGGTGCTGCGCGAGGGCCGCGTGCAGAGCTTTAACGTGCTGCAGCAGCGGCTCAACCGCAAAGTGGTTTCGCCAAAACTGATCAAGGAATTTCCGATTCACTTGCGCGCCTACGACCTGCTCGGCGACGACGAGAACGATTTGCGCGAATTGCCGTTTGCCGAACGCCGCGCCCATCTCGAGGCTTTTGTGAAAAAGCTCGATGATGCCAGGATCGACCTGTCGCCAACGATCGCCTTCGAAAGCTGGGATGCGCTGATGGCGGCGCGCGCCGATCCTGCCAGTGCCGGCGCCGGCGAGGATGCCGACGCCGTCGAGGGCGTGATGCTCAAGCGCCGCGACGCCGTCTATCTGCCGGGCCGCCCGAAAGGCCAGTGGTGGAAGTGGAAGCGCGATCCGCACATCATTGATGCCGTGCTGATGTACGCGCAGCGCGGCCACGGCAAGCGCTCATCCTATTATTCCGACTACACCTTTGGCGTCTGGACCAATGGCGAGGGCGGCGAGCAACTGGTGCCGGTCGGAAAAGCCTATTTCGGCTTCACCGACGAGGAACTGCTGCAGATCGACCGCTTCGTCCGCCGCAATACCACCGAAAAATTCGGCCCCGTGCGGCATGTCGTGCACGAGCCGGACCAGGGCCTGGTGCTGGAAGTCGCTTTCGAGGGCCTGGCCCGCTCGCCGCGACATAAATCTGGCGTTGCCATGCGGTTTCCCCGCATCAGCCGCCTGCGCTGGGACAAGCCGCCGCGCGAGGCCGACCGGCTGGAGACGCTGGAGCGGATGCTGAAGAACGTGACGGCAAATTAA
- a CDS encoding ligase-associated DNA damage response exonuclease, producing MRPHDILIPLPAGLCCKPGGFHIDPVRPVERAVITHGHSDHARAGHGAVLATQETLDMMRLRYGENFARSTQAIRYGEEITLGDVKIKFHPAGHVLGSAQIAVSCKDTCIVASGDYKDAPDPTCTPFEVVPCDVFITEATFGLPVFRHGDAAEEVKKLLASVALFPERAHLVGAYSLGKAQRVIALLREQGYDAPIYLHGAMETITYYYESRGIALGQLRPVKGMKKADLAGTITLAPPSATSDIWTRRFPDPVTAFASGWMRVRARARQRGVELPLVISDHADWDGLTATIAATGAGEVWVTHGQEDALVHWCKSRGLAARPLDLVGYGDEEEHEVAAAGEADA from the coding sequence ATGCGTCCGCACGACATCCTGATCCCCCTTCCCGCCGGCCTGTGCTGCAAGCCGGGCGGCTTCCATATCGATCCCGTGCGCCCGGTCGAACGCGCCGTGATCACCCACGGCCATTCCGATCATGCGAGGGCCGGCCACGGCGCCGTGCTCGCCACGCAGGAGACGCTGGACATGATGCGGCTGCGCTATGGCGAGAATTTCGCCCGCAGCACGCAGGCCATCCGCTATGGCGAGGAAATCACGCTCGGCGACGTCAAGATCAAATTCCATCCCGCGGGCCATGTGCTGGGCTCGGCGCAGATCGCGGTGAGCTGCAAGGATACCTGCATCGTCGCCTCCGGCGATTACAAGGATGCGCCCGATCCGACCTGCACGCCGTTCGAGGTCGTGCCCTGCGACGTCTTCATTACCGAGGCGACCTTTGGGCTGCCGGTGTTTCGCCATGGCGACGCGGCCGAGGAGGTGAAGAAGCTGCTAGCATCTGTTGCGCTGTTTCCGGAGCGCGCGCATCTGGTTGGCGCCTATTCGCTCGGCAAGGCGCAGCGCGTGATCGCGCTGCTCCGCGAGCAAGGTTACGATGCGCCGATCTATCTGCATGGCGCGATGGAGACCATCACCTACTACTACGAGAGCCGCGGCATCGCGCTCGGCCAGCTACGCCCGGTCAAAGGCATGAAGAAGGCCGATCTCGCCGGCACCATCACGCTGGCGCCGCCCTCGGCCACTTCAGATATCTGGACGCGGCGCTTTCCCGATCCGGTGACGGCATTTGCCTCAGGCTGGATGCGGGTGCGGGCGCGTGCCCGCCAGCGCGGCGTCGAACTGCCGCTGGTGATATCAGACCACGCCGACTGGGATGGGCTCACCGCGACCATCGCAGCTACCGGAGCCGGCGAGGTCTGGGTGACGCATGGCCAGGAAGATGCGTTGGTGCATTGGTGCAAGTCGCGCGGCCTTGCCGCGCGGCCGCTCGACCTCGTCGGTTACGGCGATGAGGAGGAGCACGAGGTGGCCGCAGCCGGCGAGGCTGATGCATGA
- a CDS encoding methyltransferase domain-containing protein, translating to MPARLFLSSGDLMADRRFEFARDLQLKGDLPAAADLLLQAIDLAPDFASAWFMLGGIREELGEHEAAVAAFQKAQACDPGDRHGARLRLMRLGAAPLAGMSQAYVQTLFDQYAPRFESSLVGDLDYRGPDLLFRAVLRVRSAERKPAFFKRAIDLGCGTGLAALAFARNVDHFIGVDLSPRMIERARGTGLYAELEVADMLQGLRAQPAASANLILAADAMVYVADIAPVLEEAGRVLVSGGLIAFTTETHDGDGVILGEGLRYAHAAAHVRATVESAGLKLSLLEDRSARNEDNTPVPGLVAVAAKT from the coding sequence ATGCCTGCCCGCCTGTTTCTCTCCTCCGGCGATCTGATGGCCGACCGCCGGTTCGAATTTGCGCGCGATCTTCAGTTGAAGGGCGATCTGCCCGCGGCCGCCGATCTGCTGTTGCAGGCAATCGACCTGGCGCCGGATTTCGCATCCGCCTGGTTCATGCTTGGCGGCATCCGCGAGGAGCTCGGCGAGCACGAGGCGGCCGTCGCGGCATTCCAGAAGGCGCAGGCCTGCGATCCCGGCGACCGCCACGGCGCCAGGCTCCGCCTGATGCGGCTCGGCGCGGCGCCCTTGGCCGGAATGTCGCAGGCCTACGTGCAGACTTTGTTCGACCAGTACGCGCCCCGTTTCGAATCCTCTCTGGTGGGCGATCTCGACTATCGCGGCCCGGACCTGTTGTTCCGCGCCGTGCTGAGGGTGCGATCGGCCGAGCGCAAGCCAGCGTTTTTCAAGCGCGCGATCGATCTCGGCTGCGGCACTGGGCTTGCGGCATTGGCCTTCGCCAGGAACGTCGATCATTTCATCGGCGTCGATCTGTCGCCGCGCATGATCGAACGGGCGCGCGGCACAGGCCTTTATGCCGAGCTTGAAGTTGCCGACATGCTGCAGGGGCTGCGCGCGCAGCCGGCCGCCAGCGCCAATCTCATTCTCGCCGCTGACGCCATGGTGTATGTGGCCGATATCGCGCCCGTGCTGGAAGAAGCCGGGCGTGTGCTCGTCTCTGGCGGGCTGATCGCCTTCACCACCGAAACGCATGACGGCGACGGCGTCATTCTCGGCGAGGGCTTGCGCTACGCCCACGCGGCAGCTCATGTGCGCGCCACGGTCGAATCCGCCGGCCTCAAGCTGTCCTTGCTGGAAGACCGCTCGGCCCGTAACGAAGACAACACGCCGGTTCCCGGGCTGGTCGCGGTCGCTGCAAAAACTTGA
- a CDS encoding ABC transporter substrate-binding protein, with the protein MKKKQTRREFGATAFASVVASTLPAPFVWAAEKKYDPGASDTEIKIGQTVPHSGPGSLYGVLGRVGEAYFQMLNEKGGINGRKVKFFSMDDAYSAPKCVEATRRLVEQEEVLALYGSLGTAPQTAVHKYLNSKGVPQLLLNTGASKWNDPKNFKWTMAGLPLYPTEARILARHVVGVKPDAKIGILYQNDDFGRDFLGPFKKVLADAGGTAKVILEQTYDLTDPTVDSQLINLSKSGADVFYNISTGKASSQSIRKVAELGWKPLHLLSAGSTGRSILSAAGFENAKGIVAIRYAKEVGVPRFEKDPDVLAFEELRKKYLPNVDPDNTIAFAGYGQVASMAEILRRCGDELTRANVLKQATTLAGFHSPYFLDGVNYSYTPEDYTPMKTLYISIFNGKDWDISDKPVTE; encoded by the coding sequence ATGAAGAAAAAGCAGACCCGGCGCGAATTTGGCGCCACCGCGTTCGCATCCGTCGTCGCATCGACGCTGCCGGCGCCCTTCGTCTGGGCGGCGGAAAAGAAATACGACCCGGGTGCCAGCGACACCGAAATCAAGATCGGGCAGACCGTGCCGCATTCCGGTCCCGGCTCGCTCTACGGCGTGCTCGGGCGCGTCGGCGAGGCCTATTTCCAGATGCTGAACGAAAAGGGCGGCATCAACGGCCGCAAGGTAAAATTCTTTTCCATGGACGACGCCTACAGCGCGCCGAAATGCGTCGAGGCCACGCGGCGGCTGGTCGAGCAGGAGGAAGTGCTGGCGCTGTACGGCTCGCTCGGCACCGCGCCGCAGACCGCCGTGCACAAATATCTCAACTCAAAGGGCGTGCCGCAGCTGCTGCTCAATACCGGCGCGTCGAAATGGAACGACCCGAAGAATTTCAAATGGACCATGGCGGGCCTGCCGCTCTATCCGACCGAGGCGCGCATTCTCGCCCGCCATGTCGTCGGTGTGAAGCCGGACGCCAAGATCGGCATCCTCTACCAGAACGACGATTTCGGCCGCGACTTCCTCGGTCCCTTCAAGAAGGTGCTGGCCGATGCCGGCGGCACCGCCAAGGTGATCTTGGAACAGACCTACGATCTGACCGATCCGACGGTCGATTCTCAGCTCATCAACCTCTCGAAGTCGGGCGCGGATGTCTTCTACAACATCTCGACCGGCAAGGCGTCGTCGCAGTCGATCCGCAAGGTCGCCGAACTCGGCTGGAAGCCGCTGCATCTATTGTCGGCAGGATCGACAGGACGTTCGATTCTCAGCGCCGCCGGCTTCGAGAACGCGAAGGGCATCGTCGCGATCAGATACGCCAAGGAGGTCGGCGTGCCGCGCTTCGAAAAGGATCCCGACGTGCTGGCGTTCGAGGAGCTGCGCAAGAAGTATCTGCCCAACGTCGATCCCGACAACACCATCGCCTTTGCCGGCTATGGCCAGGTCGCGAGCATGGCGGAAATCCTGCGCCGCTGCGGCGACGAACTCACCCGCGCCAACGTGCTGAAGCAGGCAACGACACTGGCCGGCTTCCACTCGCCCTATTTCCTCGACGGCGTAAACTACAGCTACACGCCCGAGGATTACACGCCGATGAAGACGCTCTACATCTCGATCTTCAACGGCAAGGACTGGGATATCTCGGACAAGCCGGTGACGGAGTAG
- a CDS encoding ligase-associated DNA damage response DEXH box helicase yields MPSPQPLPLAPLETATLLPDRFRRWFDARGWSPREHQLALLAKAADDRSALLIAPTGAGKTLAGFLPTLVELSQPRVQRNEGPKSLISTGRAVKRTGGLHTLYISPLKALAVDIARNLETPIAEMGLPIKVETRTGDTPVSRRQRQRRYPPDILLTTPEQLALLLSSDDAPFLFSSLKRIVLDELHALVTSKRGDLLSLGLARLWRLAPEMRGIGLSATVAEPQSLARFLVPQHAGREDAADIVVAGGAAEPVVEMLDTQERLPWAGHTARHALGEMYELIKRNKTTLIFVNTRSQAEMLFQDFWRMNDDGLAIALHHGSLDVAQRRKVEDAMAAGKLRGVVCTSSLDLGVDWGDVDLVINVGAPKGSSRLMQRIGRANHRIDEASRAVLVPANRFEVLECRVAIDAIAENAQDTPPLRTGALDVLAQHVLGCACGEPFFSDELYAEVLTSAPYASLTRSDFDDVVDFVATGGYALKTYERFARIKQDKQGHWRVANPKVRQSYRLNVGTIVEEAMLKVRLVRSRGGGAGSTGALGRGGRMLGEIEEAFIEGLVIGDTFVFSGEVVRYEALAEDVVYVSRANDKDAKVPSYMGGKFPLSTYLAERVRKLLDDRRQWNALPEQVRDWLSLQKDFSRVPAVRELLVETFPRANKHYLVCYPFEGRLAHQTLGMLLTRRMERARVRPLGFVANEYAMAVWGLGDMSFMIRHGKLDLNALFAPDMLGDDLEAWLAESALMKRTFRTCAIISGLIARRFTGEEKSRRQVLFSTDLVYDVLRKHQADHVLLRAARADAATGLLDLKRLGDMLSRIQGRITHRELEHVSPLAVPVMLEIGRESVYGEASDELLAEAADELVKEAMG; encoded by the coding sequence GTGCCGTCGCCTCAACCCTTGCCCCTTGCGCCGCTCGAAACGGCAACGCTCTTGCCCGACCGCTTCCGGCGCTGGTTCGACGCCCGCGGCTGGTCGCCGCGCGAGCATCAGCTTGCGCTGCTGGCCAAGGCCGCCGACGACCGCTCCGCGCTGCTGATCGCGCCGACCGGCGCCGGCAAGACGTTGGCAGGCTTCCTGCCGACGCTGGTGGAGCTCTCGCAGCCCCGCGTGCAGCGGAACGAGGGCCCGAAAAGCCTCATCTCCACCGGCCGTGCCGTCAAACGCACCGGCGGTCTCCATACCCTCTATATCTCGCCGCTGAAGGCGCTGGCGGTCGATATCGCGCGCAACCTGGAAACGCCGATTGCCGAGATGGGGCTGCCGATCAAGGTCGAGACCCGCACCGGCGACACGCCGGTATCGCGGCGGCAGCGGCAGCGGCGCTATCCGCCGGATATCCTGCTGACGACTCCGGAGCAGCTGGCGCTCTTGTTGTCGTCGGACGACGCGCCTTTCCTGTTTTCCTCGCTCAAGCGCATCGTGCTCGACGAGTTGCATGCGCTCGTCACTTCTAAACGCGGCGACCTGCTGTCGCTAGGTTTGGCGCGGCTGTGGCGGCTTGCGCCCGAGATGCGCGGGATCGGGCTATCCGCGACGGTTGCGGAGCCGCAATCGCTGGCGCGGTTTCTGGTACCGCAGCATGCGGGCAGGGAGGACGCCGCCGACATCGTCGTCGCCGGCGGCGCGGCGGAGCCTGTGGTCGAGATGCTGGACACGCAGGAGCGGCTACCCTGGGCCGGCCACACCGCGCGCCATGCGCTTGGCGAAATGTACGAGCTGATCAAGCGCAACAAGACCACGCTGATCTTCGTCAACACCCGCAGCCAGGCCGAAATGCTGTTCCAGGATTTTTGGCGGATGAACGACGACGGCCTTGCCATCGCCCTGCATCACGGCTCGCTCGACGTCGCGCAGCGCCGCAAGGTCGAGGATGCCATGGCAGCCGGCAAGCTGCGCGGCGTGGTCTGCACCTCATCGCTCGACCTCGGCGTCGACTGGGGCGATGTCGACCTCGTCATCAATGTCGGCGCGCCCAAGGGATCGTCACGCCTGATGCAGCGGATCGGCCGCGCCAACCACCGCATCGACGAAGCGTCCCGCGCCGTGCTCGTGCCGGCCAACCGCTTCGAGGTGCTGGAGTGCCGCGTCGCGATCGATGCGATCGCCGAGAATGCGCAAGACACGCCGCCGCTGCGCACCGGAGCGCTCGACGTGCTGGCGCAGCACGTGCTCGGCTGCGCCTGCGGCGAACCGTTTTTCTCCGATGAGCTCTATGCGGAAGTGCTGACTTCGGCGCCTTACGCCTCGCTGACGCGAAGTGATTTCGACGATGTCGTCGATTTCGTCGCCACCGGCGGCTATGCGCTGAAAACCTACGAGCGCTTCGCCCGCATCAAGCAGGATAAGCAGGGCCACTGGCGCGTCGCCAATCCAAAAGTGCGGCAGAGCTACCGCCTCAATGTCGGCACTATCGTCGAGGAAGCGATGCTCAAGGTGAGACTTGTGCGTTCGCGCGGTGGCGGCGCCGGCTCGACCGGCGCGCTCGGCCGCGGCGGACGGATGCTCGGCGAGATCGAGGAAGCTTTCATCGAGGGCCTCGTGATCGGCGATACCTTTGTGTTCAGCGGCGAGGTCGTGCGCTACGAAGCGCTGGCGGAGGACGTCGTCTATGTCTCTCGCGCCAACGACAAGGACGCCAAGGTGCCGTCCTATATGGGGGGCAAGTTTCCGCTCTCGACCTATCTGGCCGAGCGCGTCCGCAAATTGCTTGACGACCGGCGGCAATGGAATGCGCTTCCCGAACAGGTGCGCGACTGGCTGTCGCTGCAGAAGGATTTTTCGCGCGTGCCGGCGGTGCGCGAGCTCTTGGTCGAAACCTTCCCTCGCGCCAACAAGCACTACCTCGTCTGCTACCCCTTCGAAGGTCGGCTGGCGCACCAGACGCTCGGCATGCTCTTGACGCGGCGGATGGAGCGGGCGCGGGTGCGGCCGCTCGGCTTCGTCGCCAATGAATATGCGATGGCGGTGTGGGGGCTCGGCGACATGTCGTTCATGATTCGCCACGGCAAGCTCGATCTCAACGCGCTCTTCGCCCCCGACATGCTCGGCGACGATCTCGAAGCGTGGCTTGCCGAATCGGCGCTGATGAAGCGCACCTTCCGCACCTGCGCCATCATCTCCGGCCTGATCGCGCGGCGCTTCACCGGCGAGGAAAAATCCCGCCGTCAGGTGCTGTTCTCGACCGACCTCGTCTATGACGTGCTGCGCAAGCACCAGGCCGACCATGTGCTGCTGCGCGCCGCGCGCGCCGATGCCGCCACCGGCCTGCTCGATCTGAAGCGCCTAGGTGATATGCTCTCACGCATCCAAGGGCGAATCACCCACCGGGAACTCGAACATGTTTCGCCACTCGCCGTGCCCGTGATGCTGGAAATCGGCCGCGAGTCAGTTTATGGCGAAGCATCGGACGAGTTGCTGGCGGAAGCCGCCGATGAACTGGTCAAAGAGGCGATGGGATAG
- the pdeM gene encoding ligase-associated DNA damage response endonuclease PdeM, with protein MRASKVMISDVTFVADVSGALFWQEQCLLVVSDLHLEKGSSFAKRGVLLPPYDTVATLSRLAVVIARHDPRMVIALGDSFHDSEAHERLSTPDREALAAMQARRDWIWISGNHDPALPSDLGGTVANEVAIGPIAFRHEPTGAAGEIAGHLHPKARVPTRGRSIERRCFVSDGERAVMPAFGAYAGGLSIRDAAFAKIFGAPDFMAHVLGDNRLHSIIASRCY; from the coding sequence ATGCGCGCCTCGAAGGTCATGATATCTGATGTGACGTTTGTCGCCGATGTCTCGGGTGCGCTGTTCTGGCAGGAGCAGTGCCTGCTCGTGGTTTCCGACCTGCATCTGGAAAAAGGCTCCAGCTTCGCCAAACGTGGCGTGCTGCTGCCGCCCTATGACACGGTGGCGACGCTGAGCCGCCTTGCCGTCGTGATCGCGCGGCACGACCCGCGCATGGTGATTGCGCTCGGCGACAGTTTTCACGATTCTGAAGCGCATGAACGGCTATCGACGCCCGATCGCGAGGCGCTCGCGGCGATGCAGGCGCGGCGCGACTGGATCTGGATCTCGGGAAACCACGATCCGGCTTTGCCGTCCGATCTCGGCGGCACGGTCGCGAATGAGGTCGCGATCGGGCCGATCGCCTTCCGGCACGAGCCGACCGGCGCCGCCGGCGAAATCGCCGGCCATCTGCATCCCAAGGCGCGCGTGCCGACGCGAGGCCGATCGATCGAACGCCGCTGCTTCGTTTCCGATGGCGAGCGCGCGGTGATGCCGGCGTTCGGCGCCTATGCCGGGGGGCTGAGCATTCGCGACGCGGCCTTCGCAAAAATTTTCGGCGCGCCCGACTTCATGGCGCATGTGCTTGGCGACAACAGGCTGCACAGCATCATCGCGTCGCGGTGTTATTGA
- a CDS encoding LysR substrate-binding domain-containing protein, whose amino-acid sequence MLDLELLRSFVSVVDAGGFTRAGERVHRTQSTVSQQIKRLEDDVGQPLLNRNGKDVTPTEAGERLLSYARRLLALAEEARDVMARPESEGAVRLGVPEDFAAYRLAKLLAAFSRSHPGLRLDVRADQSANLKRELERGELDLALFKRAAGEKGGIAVWPERVHWVTSKSRPRDTRTGSVPLIGFPTGCLYRAGAIHALESAGRSWHMAYTSSNLAGIQAAVAAGMGLSILSEIAIQADHRVLTAKDGFAPIERTEVALVASPDASPATLRLAERLAEFCSNVQAKAA is encoded by the coding sequence ATGCTCGATCTGGAGCTCCTGCGCAGCTTCGTTTCCGTGGTCGATGCCGGCGGCTTCACCCGCGCCGGCGAGCGCGTCCATCGCACGCAATCGACGGTGAGCCAGCAGATCAAGCGGCTGGAAGACGATGTCGGCCAGCCGCTACTCAACCGCAACGGCAAGGACGTAACGCCGACCGAAGCCGGCGAGCGGCTACTTTCCTATGCGCGGCGGCTGTTGGCGCTGGCTGAGGAAGCTCGCGATGTGATGGCGCGGCCGGAAAGCGAAGGCGCGGTCAGGCTCGGTGTGCCCGAGGATTTCGCCGCTTACCGTCTGGCCAAACTGCTGGCAGCGTTCTCGCGCTCGCATCCCGGCCTGCGGCTCGACGTGCGCGCCGATCAGAGCGCCAACCTCAAGCGTGAGCTCGAGCGCGGCGAACTCGATCTCGCCTTGTTCAAGCGCGCGGCGGGAGAAAAGGGCGGCATCGCGGTGTGGCCTGAGCGCGTGCACTGGGTCACCAGCAAAAGCCGTCCGCGCGATACCCGCACCGGCTCGGTGCCGCTGATTGGCTTCCCCACTGGGTGCCTGTACCGGGCGGGCGCGATCCATGCGCTGGAAAGCGCCGGGCGCAGCTGGCACATGGCCTATACCTCCTCCAACCTCGCCGGGATCCAGGCCGCGGTCGCAGCCGGCATGGGCCTTTCCATTCTCTCGGAGATAGCGATCCAGGCCGATCACCGTGTGCTGACGGCGAAGGATGGATTCGCGCCGATCGAACGCACCGAAGTGGCGCTGGTGGCCTCGCCCGACGCCAGCCCGGCGACACTGCGGCTGGCCGAGCGCCTCGCGGAGTTCTGCAGCAATGTGCAGGCAAAGGCGGCGTAG